Sequence from the Patescibacteria group bacterium genome:
GCTGGCAAAAATGCGGCCGGGAGACACTTTTTATTTTAATAAAAAACCGCTCGTAAATTTATTAGAGAGCGGTAGGATTTACAATTTTAACATTGAAAAAATCCAGAATAAAATAGACAGAAGAAAAAAGAAACAGTATTAGTAAAGAGCCGCAGGAATAATCAGCCCAGCATTTAAACAGTTCTGAAATAGGTTTATGTTTTTTATGCCAGGCTCCCAAAAAACATAAAATAAGGACAGTTGAGGTGATATTAGAGAAGTCCATCTTCTCTCTCTCCTTTCTATTCTGTAATTGCGAGAAAAATTTTCTCAATTTGCCCAACCATTTTATTCCAATCATACTTTGCCGCTTCTTTTTTACCCCTCTCACCCATTCTTTGGCGCAAAGGGGGGTTACTAAGCAGTTTATTGATGTAATAGGCTGTTTTTTTATAATCACCTACGGGAGTTAAAAATCCAGCCTCATTGTTTGGTACTAAATATGGGACTGCGGAGTGGTTAGTGGACACAATCGGTAGCCCCGCGGCCATCGCCTCGGCAAGGACAATGCCAAAAGCCTCATATTTGGTCGGCAGGCAGAAAATAGTGGCATTTTGATAAGCGGAGTGCAGATCTTCCCTTTTTATCTCTCCGAGCCAAAGAAGTTTATCCTGGACATTATATTTGATGGCTAGATGAATGAAGGTTTCTTTATCAGCAAAGTCAGTGCCGGCAATAGCAACAATGGTATTGGGATGTTTTTTTAAGACTTCAGGCAGGGCTTTGATTAAAATATCAACCCCCTTGCCATAGCAGATGCGCCCGGCGAAAAAGATAATATTTTTATCTTGTACGTTATATTGTTCAAAAATATTATAAGGAATTTTTTGCTTGAGGGCTGGTTCAATGCCTGGCGGGATAATGATAATCTTCTTGGGTTTGTAATCTTTTAAGATTAACGCCTTTTCAAATTCTGAAATCGCAATAACACAGTCCGCAGCCATAGTTA
This genomic interval carries:
- a CDS encoding glycosyltransferase family 4 protein; the encoded protein is MSRKLNILTTCLRYPPAPGGAEEIAYQSTEGLRKRGHNIQVLTSNLRSHSIPPVFLTTEEYQNGPPYVRRFRAKYWGKFPYPYFQGMLKAALQAKNLDLIYAHNFYYYSSDIGWLLSKIKRVPFILHPYFYLESREAKKWFCYRKIFGSLTMAADCVIAISEFEKALILKDYKPKKIIIIPPGIEPALKQKIPYNIFEQYNVQDKNIIFFAGRICYGKGVDILIKALPEVLKKHPNTIVAIAGTDFADKETFIHLAIKYNVQDKLLWLGEIKREDLHSAYQNATIFCLPTKYEAFGIVLAEAMAAGLPIVSTNHSAVPYLVPNNEAGFLTPVGDYKKTAYYINKLLSNPPLRQRMGERGKKEAAKYDWNKMVGQIEKIFLAITE